The following is a genomic window from uncultured Fusobacterium sp..
TATTTATTCAATCTTTATTTTACTATTAATTCTAGTGCTACTGGAACACTTGCAGGAACTTCCTCTTTTTTAATTATTTTATCTGCAACTTCAACTCCAACTGCTCCTATTTCTGCTGGTTTTTGTGCTACTGTTGCTCCCATTTTCCCTTCTTTTACTGCTGCTACTGCATCATCTGTAGCGTCAAATCCTACTACTAAGATATTTTTTCCTGTAGCTTCAATAGCTTTTAAAGCTCCTAATGCCATCTCATCATTATGAGCAAATACTGCATCTATTTCAGGTTGAGCTTGTAATATATTTTCCATTACAGTAAGTCCTCTTGTTCTATCAAAATCTGCTGCTTGTTTTGCTACAGTTGTTAATTTTCCATTTATAGCTTTATTAAATCCTTCTCCTCTATCTCTTGCTGCTGTTGTTCCAGGGATTCCTTCAAGTTCAACTACTTTTCCTGCTCCATTTAATTTTTCTACTATATAGTTTCCAGCCATTT
Proteins encoded in this region:
- the rbsB gene encoding ribose ABC transporter substrate-binding protein RbsB; its protein translation is MKKMVKLFGMAALIMAASSVANAEKIGLVVSTQNNPFFVTLKEGAEAKAKELGHELIVLDSQNDPSKELGNVEDLLIRGVDVLLINPTDSDAVASSVRAANRSKIPVVTLDRAANKGKVVSHVASDNVLGGEMAGNYIVEKLNGAGKVVELEGIPGTTAARDRGEGFNKAINGKLTTVAKQAADFDRTRGLTVMENILQAQPEIDAVFAHNDEMALGALKAIEATGKNILVVGFDATDDAVAAVKEGKMGATVAQKPAEIGAVGVEVADKIIKKEEVPASVPVALELIVK